The following proteins come from a genomic window of Pleuronectes platessa chromosome 2, fPlePla1.1, whole genome shotgun sequence:
- the LOC128458639 gene encoding uncharacterized protein LOC128458639, which yields MPLQLLEGMSSRKRRPNWTDQECLLLAQLMQERREIIRGKCSTGISVQDKRQAWEEITQSINAAFPQIQRTVSDCNKKWENLLAKSREEIKRQGRQADKDEGMCLEEFSTVTQIVISVMNLSDMLQQDREDSSVSDFVETPQNSCDQNGNDHRSDEGFPNKRPLTDHEFLSYPHSSNSPAEQKFSAFTNIPKSLAVQFSTPHAAIFTASGEHSYTPGSTSPTSVHCTALQERVDLEMSVLRRQEAVLKLQEEYYTLKIKLMKKKMEEPLKKD from the exons ATGCCTCTTCAACTTCTTGAGGGGATGAGCAGCAGGAAAAGAAGACCTAACTGGACAGACCAGGAGTGTCTCCTTCTCGCCCAGTTAatgcaggagaggagggagataaTCAGAGGCAAGTGCAGCACTGGAATATCCGTACAAGACAAGAGACAAGCCTGGGAGGAAATCACCCAATCCATCAACGCCGCCTTCCCACAGATTCAGCGAACAGTGTCGGACTGCAACAAAAAGTGGGAAAATCTGCTGGCAAAGTCGAGGGAGGAGATCAAACGACAGGGACGGCAAGCGGATAAAG ATGAAGGCATGTGCCTTGAAGAATTCAGCACTGTGACCCAAATCGTGATTTCTGTGATGAACCTCTCAGATATGCTTCAGCAAGATCGAGAGGACTCTTCAGTGTCAGACTTTGTGGAAACtcctcaaaacag CTGTGATCAAAATGGAAACGACCACAGAAGTGATGAAGGTTTCCCAAACAAACGTCCACTGACTGACCACGAGTTCCTCTCCTATCCACATTCATCCAATTCTCCAGCAGAGCAAAAGTTTTCTGCTTTTACAAATATTCCTAAATCCCTTGCAGTACAGTTCAGTACTCCCCATGCggccatctttactgcatctggAGAACACTCGTATACTCCTGGCTCTACTTCTCCAACCTCCGTGCACTGCACAGCTTTGCAAGAACGAGTGGATTTGGAAATGTCTGTGCTGCGAAGACAAGAGGCTGTCCTCAAGCTGCAAGAGGAATATTACACGCTAAAAATTAAgctgatgaaaaagaaaatggaagagCCACTCAAAAAGGACTAA